A genomic segment from Chitinophaga niabensis encodes:
- a CDS encoding helix-turn-helix domain-containing protein, whose translation MKLLKTEITPLINQSMQVEYREQPFLSSPYHTQPSFHAHPELELVFVVEGFGKRIVGNKVEPFESGDMVFIGSNVPHLWLSDPVYYKENSGLQSKVIVCYFNPKIFMQIFEAIKEFEGIRNMIKQSSKGIRILGETRNLIAQKLIALSNIQGFEKVEGLLQIMHLISSSEEKEYIVHNETDHYDDLYPDRIVDVIKFVKENLHEQITLRQVADVACMTEQSFCRFFKKRTNKSFSRFLSNLRIAHACELLLQTDKQVADVAYLCGYNSSAHFCKVFKEHTGVSPFQYKTSMNFT comes from the coding sequence ATGAAATTATTAAAGACGGAGATTACGCCACTTATCAACCAGTCAATGCAGGTAGAATACAGGGAACAGCCATTCCTGTCGTCTCCCTATCATACCCAGCCTTCTTTTCATGCACATCCGGAACTGGAATTGGTTTTTGTGGTAGAAGGTTTTGGGAAAAGGATCGTGGGTAACAAGGTTGAACCTTTCGAGTCCGGGGATATGGTTTTTATTGGCTCCAACGTTCCGCATCTCTGGCTGAGCGATCCGGTTTACTACAAAGAGAATTCGGGCTTGCAGTCTAAGGTGATCGTATGCTATTTTAACCCTAAGATCTTTATGCAGATCTTTGAAGCTATTAAGGAGTTTGAAGGCATACGCAACATGATAAAGCAGTCCTCCAAAGGGATCCGGATCTTAGGGGAAACAAGGAACCTTATTGCCCAAAAACTCATCGCATTATCAAATATCCAGGGATTCGAAAAAGTAGAAGGGCTTTTACAGATCATGCACCTTATTTCCTCTTCTGAAGAAAAAGAATATATTGTACATAACGAAACGGATCACTATGATGATCTCTATCCGGACCGGATCGTGGATGTGATAAAGTTCGTGAAAGAAAACCTGCACGAGCAAATTACGCTGCGGCAGGTAGCCGATGTAGCCTGCATGACGGAGCAAAGCTTTTGTCGTTTTTTCAAGAAAAGAACGAATAAAAGTTTTTCCCGTTTTCTGAGTAACCTAAGGATTGCGCATGCATGTGAACTTCTTCTTCAGACCGACAAGCAGGTGGCGGATGTAGCCTACCTTTGCGGATATAATTCCTCTGCTCACTTCTGTAAGGTTTTTAAAGAACACACCGGTGTGAGTCCTTTTCAATACAAGACTTCTATGAATTTTACCTGA